TACAATTCTCGCAAAGCTTTCCCAATAAAAAGATTCAATGTGAGAATAAGCAACAGGAAGTGCGGAACAGTAAGCTTGAGATACAATTTGCTTTTGTTCAGTAAGCGTAACTTCTGTATCCCATTGTATCCCGATTTTGAGTTTATCCTTTAAACTTTCTCTTTCAGAATTGCTCATTTCATTGATTTGACGGTTGATTTGTAACAGTCCATCTTGATTTAATAAAGCATATCCGTTTCTCATTTTCCAGAGCTCAAGTTCTTTATTGTTCAGGGCTTCACCGATGAGATCCAAACAGTCTATCTGGGAGCTGGCAGTTTGTCCCGTTTGTCCGTTGATTAATACAAAATAGTTTCTGTAGATTGTTCCTGCTCCACAAGCAATTGCGCATGCAGGACCTTGGGTGTAGTCCTTTTCATAGATATCAATACCACGTTCAGGAGTGATATGAGGCCCCACCATTTCAAGTAAATTAAACTGTGAAGCTGCCTGGAATAAAGCATTTTTGTTATTGCTATCACCATGAAGTTGTTGAACGTTGGCAACAATTTCAGATATGGAAATTTTGTCTTTGAATATTTCCCTTGGAGGTGCTTCTTCTTTTAATGTTTTGAGGGTAGGTATCTGCAAGGATCCAAATTGGTATGATCTCCCATTTGCTTTGGACTGAATAGTGTTACCTTTAACGATGATATTTTCCCTTACAAATTCCGGCGATGTTTCTTCAAAGCCGGTAAGTTTCTTAAACCACATAATGATTGTTGTCCTGGTGATTGCTCAAGATGCTGTTATTCATATCTAGTACAGTTTGTTCTTATAAGATAAATAAATTTGAATGTTATTTAATTTGGTTGAGTTGTTGTATTATTTTAGTTCATTTGCCAGGCCATTTTAAAACTGTTTTCCTTTTATGACTCAAATAGTTTTTCCTTCTTTGATAAGTTCTTTTCTTATTCCAGTATAAATATCTTCTTCTTCAATCATCTTTTCCTGTCTGCTGATTGCCTTGAGCCCGCAGTACCTAAGCACATTCGTGATGGCACCTCCTGATAATTCATACTCCTTTGCTATTTTTTTAATGTTCACGGAGGGCGCAAGCTCAAAATCCTTTCCAAAAGCTTTGGTCCAAAGTTCGGTTCGCATATCTGGTGCAGGAATAGGAAAGTAGATCATTGACTGGAACCTCCTTGCGAAGGCATCGTCAATGTTACCTTTGAGATTGGTAGCAAGTATGACCAGACCAGGAAAATCTTCAATGCGTTGAAGTAGAAATGATATTTCCTGATTAGCGTAGCGATCCTTTGAATCCTTAGTGGCAGTTCGCTTCCCAAATAAAGAATCTGCTTCATCAAAAAATAAAATCCAATTTTTATTTTCAGCCATATCAAAAACACTTGCAAGATTCTTTTCGGTTTCACCTATGTATTTTGAAACCACCATAGATAGATCAATGCGATAGACATCAAGTTTATTGGACTTACCGAGTAATGTTGCAGTAAGCGTTTTACCTGTTCCCGGTGGTCCATAGAACAATGCTCGAAAGCCTCGTTTCAGTTTCTTACCCATATCTCCGGTCTCAAGCAATTCTTTACCATAACGTATCCAGTTATTTATTTCGTCAACATCTTCCCTAACATTATGATCCAGGATCAGGTCTTCCCAATTAAGTTTAGTGGTAAGAAGTGAAGCAGGAAAATTTGTACTGAAGTCAGGCTTGTAAACCTCTCCGGTGGTAAGGAAAGTAAGAATTTCATCTGAAATGCGCAGAGGCCTGCTAAAGAGGGGATCTCTATCATTTAAACTGTCTAGTAGAATAATTCTATGTTTTCTGAGAAAGTGTTTTTCTGTAAGTACTTGTTGAAGCTGAAAACGTTTTGCAAGATCAGTGCCTGCCAGTATGAAGGAAGCGGTTTCTATAGTGGGTAGAAAGCCGTTGTGTACATTGCCTTTGTATCCTCCAAACTCAGTAAATTCACGATTGTGAAGTGAATTTCTGGTAAAGAAAATATCAAGTGCATGAGGTTTTAAATGAGGAATGAGGGCTAACAAAAGGATAATTCTTTCATATGGACTCATACTATAGTACTCAACAAGTGAGGCATAGTTGGAACCATCATCTTTTAGATCCGGAGGATTATCGGATAGAAGTTTTTCCTCTTCATTTTGAAAATAATTCCGGATGCGGGAGTCTACAATAGATTCAAACCAAGCAATTTCTTTGTTTAACGAAATTGTATTTTTTTCCAGTGTTTTCATCTTATAAGTGAGTTTATCAGGTAGCTTGTCATCATTGGTTTAGCTCTAACGTTTTCTTTAGGGTAACACATTGAATGTAAGTTAATAAAACTTTTTTTGTGTAAAAATAAATTGTGATTAAGTGATAAAAAGAGATCATAATATATGGTAGGGAATATTCTAATACTAAGTCTTTACCGGACTTGAAAGGTTTATGGTGTCGGTATTCACGAATGGTGTATTTAGGATAGCTGGAACTTTGCTTACAAATATTGTAAATTAGATTCCGGAAGTTTTAATTCTAAATGTTATGAATTTTTTAAATCGGTTTTTTAATAGAGGTGAATCACAAATAGAATGCCCTCGGTGTCTTGGCAAGGGACACGTAGATTGGGCTGATATTAAAAGATTGAATCAGGTGCTTAAATGGATTCCCGGTAGCTGTGCTTTTTGCAATGGGGTTGGTAAGATAGATCCAAAGATGGAAAAAAAAGTTGCAGTTGATGCTACTTATTTAGTTGATAATCTTTCAGAGATTGAAAGAAGATTATATATCAATGGTAATCCTGAAGCTTTGGAAAGAGCTGCTCAATATGAAAGTAATTTGGAAAGTTTTGTTGAACAAGTCAATTATCTGCATTTTCATGGAAAGTTGAGCTCTGAACAAATTACAGAATTTTTTCTGCTTTCTCAAATTAATTCCGACTCTTATGACGATGAGAAAGCTAAACTTACTGATTACATTAATAGAATAATTGCCAGAGGAGAAAGTAAATAGTATTTTATAATTATGAATAAATTTGTTGCCATTATTTTTATTTTTTGGTGTATTACTGCATGTGATAGTAGTAATAATAAAACATTGAAAAAGACACATGCTGCGTCGGTTGTCAATATAGATACTTCTGATTACAGTCTAAACTATCTTGAATCTCTGCATAGGAAGAGGAATTTTAAAAGATATGATAAATCATTGACAGAATTTATTCTTTCTAATCCTAATAAACGTGATAGTGTAAGAAAGATAATTTATCTGCAGCCTCTCGGGAATATGAGTGATAAAGTAGCAGGAATAATCAAAGAAGAAATAAATTATCTAAAGAGTTTTTTTCAATTGGAAGTAAAAATTCTGGGCAATATTTCTTTTGAAGAAATAAAGAATAGAAAGGTAGAGACAAGATTAGTCTCAGAAGACGATTTGGGATACTATAATAAATTTAAGAGTAGCTCGGTAAATCTGACCGAACAGATAAATGCAAATTCTTTAATAGAAAACTACTTAAAGAATAATGTGCCTACGGATGCAGTTGCAGTCCTTGGAATAACTGAGCATGATTTATATTTACCCCGGATGAACTTTATTTATGGTTCTTCTTATCTTAAAAATAGAATGGGGATAATCTCTACCTACCGTATTGCCGAGGATTACGAAGAAAGTAAAATGAATATTAGGAAAGTGGTGACGAAGCAGATTGCAAATTTATTTTCAATTCCTAACGTAAAGGATTATGTATGTGTTCTTAATTTTCACAATAATATCGAGCAATTGAGAGCAGGTACCTTATTAATATCACCCGTAGCATTGGCGAAACTCAAGTATGCAATTGGTTTTGACTATACCCAAAGGTTTAGTGATCTCAAGGAATTTTATCATAGTGAAGGTAATGAAGCCATGGAAGAATATTATGATAAATCTTTGAAGTTGATAGCAACCCAGGTGAAAAGCAAAAAATAATTTAAGGACTTTTGATATTCGAAGTGCTGAGTTAGACATACAATTATTTTAATTATATCTTTTTTAAAACAGACTTATAAAAATGAAGAATCTATTAATGCTCTTTCTTTTGCTATTGTTAATCTTTCAAAGAGAAGGTGCTAAAGCTGGAATAGCAAAGACAATTGATGGGCAGCCTGCAATGGGGAATTACTATAGTTGGAATTATACTGCAGGAAGCTGGCAGTATAATGGTAAAATGGAATTTGAATATGATGGTAATAACAATCTGGTTTCAGAACTCTATTTTAATTCTGCTGGAGATACTTCTTCTAAGAAAGTTTATTCATATAATAATCTGGGAAAAGAGATAGGAAATTATACTTATTTATATACGAATAATATCTTTATTCCCTCAAGTAAAGAAATCCGGACATATGATTCCAAAGGGTACCTTTCGAAGTTTGAAAGCTTCAGGTCAAGTGATGGAGTTACTTGGGTGAATAGCGAAAGAATTGTTTATTACCGTTCTAATGGCACACTAGAATATCCGGATATGGTAGAGAAATCTCGGTGGGAAACAGTTTCATGGAGGATATTCAAAAAATATTCTAATATGGTGTGGATAGATTTTGAAAAAGAAAAATTTTCTTCTGGTCTAATTGAAGAAGGCACCAATCAAAGGATTATTTACACGACAGATAGTGAGGGAATAAAAAAGGGTAGATTTGAATCATACAGCTTCAATACAAAAACCTGGACTTATTCATTAGATGAGATTCATACAAAAGATGTCCAGGGTAATACAACCATGATAATTCAGGGAGATTATGGTAGCGGTCCGATAGTTTTTTCAAGAATTATTTATCCTGTAGATGCTAAAGGAAATGATGCAGGTTATATCGCAGAAGTTTGGTCCAACAACAATTGGAAGTTTATTTCTTCTGAATTGACTACCAATACCTATAATTCAAACGGCGCATTGACAGAAATAATAAATGAAGGTAAAGAGGTTGGAGCATCAGATTTTCAGACAACTGGGATTAATTATAAAACCAGGATTATATATGAAGGATATAGTGAAGTAACCTCATTGGGACAATCCTCTGCGC
The Sporocytophaga myxococcoides DSM 11118 genome window above contains:
- a CDS encoding ATP-binding protein, translating into MKTLEKNTISLNKEIAWFESIVDSRIRNYFQNEEEKLLSDNPPDLKDDGSNYASLVEYYSMSPYERIILLLALIPHLKPHALDIFFTRNSLHNREFTEFGGYKGNVHNGFLPTIETASFILAGTDLAKRFQLQQVLTEKHFLRKHRIILLDSLNDRDPLFSRPLRISDEILTFLTTGEVYKPDFSTNFPASLLTTKLNWEDLILDHNVREDVDEINNWIRYGKELLETGDMGKKLKRGFRALFYGPPGTGKTLTATLLGKSNKLDVYRIDLSMVVSKYIGETEKNLASVFDMAENKNWILFFDEADSLFGKRTATKDSKDRYANQEISFLLQRIEDFPGLVILATNLKGNIDDAFARRFQSMIYFPIPAPDMRTELWTKAFGKDFELAPSVNIKKIAKEYELSGGAITNVLRYCGLKAISRQEKMIEEEDIYTGIRKELIKEGKTI
- a CDS encoding archaemetzincin translates to MNKFVAIIFIFWCITACDSSNNKTLKKTHAASVVNIDTSDYSLNYLESLHRKRNFKRYDKSLTEFILSNPNKRDSVRKIIYLQPLGNMSDKVAGIIKEEINYLKSFFQLEVKILGNISFEEIKNRKVETRLVSEDDLGYYNKFKSSSVNLTEQINANSLIENYLKNNVPTDAVAVLGITEHDLYLPRMNFIYGSSYLKNRMGIISTYRIAEDYEESKMNIRKVVTKQIANLFSIPNVKDYVCVLNFHNNIEQLRAGTLLISPVALAKLKYAIGFDYTQRFSDLKEFYHSEGNEAMEEYYDKSLKLIATQVKSKK
- a CDS encoding T9SS type A sorting domain-containing protein, whose amino-acid sequence is MKNLLMLFLLLLLIFQREGAKAGIAKTIDGQPAMGNYYSWNYTAGSWQYNGKMEFEYDGNNNLVSELYFNSAGDTSSKKVYSYNNLGKEIGNYTYLYTNNIFIPSSKEIRTYDSKGYLSKFESFRSSDGVTWVNSERIVYYRSNGTLEYPDMVEKSRWETVSWRIFKKYSNMVWIDFEKEKFSSGLIEEGTNQRIIYTTDSEGIKKGRFESYSFNTKTWTYSLDEIHTKDVQGNTTMIIQGDYGSGPIVFSRIIYPVDAKGNDAGYIAEVWSNNNWKFISSELTTNTYNSNGALTEIINEGKEVGASDFQTTGINYKTRIIYEGYSEVTSLGQSSALSIIQMVYPNPCRNILNIDVAGKADIEISLFDMSNHKVLSSIIPQGKGSVTIEDIPIGLYLLKTTTQEGGVYIQKIVKE